The Natrinema amylolyticum genome includes the window GTCTCCGCTGACGACCTCGGTCTCGATTCCCGCGTCCTCGCAGGCGTCGCGCTTCGCCTCGAAGTACGCCCGATCGTCGTCCGCGAGTTGGACGAAGAGCCCGCGGGTCTCTCGGACGCACGCGCCGCCGATTCGGCGCAGGATTCGGTTCTCCTCGAGACACTCCCTGGCCTCCGGACCGTCGGCCTCGGCGTAGCGAGCCCCGCTGTGAAGCAGGCCGTGGGATCGGCCCGACGTGCCCGACGAGAGCCCCTCCCGGTCGACCAGCGTGACGTCGACGCCTCTGCGCGCGAGGTCCCTGGCGATCCCCGCCCCGGTGGCACCGCCCCCGATCACGAGGGCGTCCGCGTCCGTTCGGCTGTCCATAGTCGATCGACGGCTCCCAGACGGACGTACCTTTCACCGGTGTGGTTCGGTGCTGTCACTGTGGCGTTCGGTGGGGCGATCAGTCGGCGAAAACGGGGACATCACGCGCCGAGGCTCGCAGCCGCGCCGCGATCGGTCCGCGAAGGGACCTCCAGCATTACGGACTGTACTCTGGCGACTGGGCTTCGATCGTGTCGGCGACGTTCTCGAGTTCCTCGCCGATCGTCGCGACCAGGTCGTCGAGCGTCGCGATGCCCGCTAATTCGCCGTCGTCGTCGACGACCGGGAACCGGCGGACGTTGTTGTCGCGGATCGCCTCCGAGATCGTGATCGGATCGTCGTCCTCGTGGACCGTTACCGGGTTTTCGGTCATCACGTCCTCGACCGACGCCGACCCGACGTCGTCGTGGTCGTGGATCGCGAGCGCCGCGTCGCGGTCGGTGAGCATTCCGATCGGTTCGTCGTCTTCGGTGACGACGATCGAGCCGACGTTTTCCTCCTCGAGCGTCGCCGTGATCTCCTCGAGCTGGCTGTCCGGACTCGTCGTGACGACGTCCTGGGGACCGAGTTTGCCGATGGACATGGTTCGGTTCGAACGACTCCGGGACTGCTATTCAAACGGGTCCTTTCACACGAAACTGATCGCGGTCGACCGCACGAAACTCGGCTCGTTACCCGCGTTTCGCTACCGATAACCGAGCACTCGGAGCTTCTCCGTCACCTCCTCCTCGTCCATGCGAACGGACTCGACCGGTGCCTCTTCGACGATCCGTCTCCGGTCGTCCGCGTCGACGACGTGCCAGGGAACGCGTCGCAGCGATTCGTTCGCTAGGTACTCGAAGTGCCCGTACTTGCGGCTCGTAAAGGGAAACAGCCGTTCGCCGAGGAGTTCGCCGTGATCGGCGGAGATGACGGATTTCCCGTCCACCTCTCGGATCAGCCGGTCGGCGTAGGGGAGGACGATCTCGAGGGTTTCCGCGTACGCTTGCCGCAGATCGGTGACGTCGATATCAAACGCGTCGTCCTCGATGATCTCGTAGAGCTGTACGTTCAGCGCGCCGAACCGATCCCCTCGGCCGCCGCGGGACACCGACGAGAGATCGCGCTGGGATGCGATCCGCTGGTAGATCTCGAGCCCGGTCTCGCCGATGAGCGGGACGTGGGGCTGCAGGAAGTGAACGATCAGCCGTTTGTTGGGGTGTCGCTCGTGGGCCTCGAGCGCCGTCTCGACGACGGTTTCCGGGTCGATCACGTAACTGTCTGCCAGGAGATCGGGGTCGAAGATGTCGGCCGCGTCGACGGCCGCCGACTCCGCGACCGGCTCCGGCGGCACCGGATAGATCGCATGAAACACGTCGTCGTCGATATCGGCCGTGAAGGCGTTACCGCTGACGTAGACGGTGTCGTGGTGTTCTCTCTCCGCGAAGTTCGCGTCGATCCACCCCGGGCTGCTCGAGCCGGCGGACAACCGCGACTCGAGGCGCCCGTCGATCCAGTTCATCTCGGCGAAGAAGTCGTATCGACAGGCGTCGAGTACGAGGAGCGTGTCCCAGTCCTCGTCCATGACGTCGGTACCGCTCCCGTGGCGGAGTTCGAAGAGCTCTCGGTGGGCGGACCAGAGGTACTTACAGAGCTCCGTCCAGACGAGTTGTGGTTCCCGGATTCCCTTGCGAACGCTCTGTAACGAGTATTTCGTAAACGGCATTCCCACGCTAGACTGTGCCGGGAACGTCACATATAAAACGGGGGCGGGCTGCTGCTGGCGAGAATCCCGTCAGGTGTGTGAGACCGTTCGCGTGAAAACAGCGTCCTCGTAATCTAGAGCGAAGACCGAACGGGACCGATCCGGTACTACGGTCCGGCATCGTATACTCGTGAAACGGCGTTTCTACGGCGAGGTCGGGACTGTAACAGCGAACCGCCGACGGTTCACTGCTGTGCAGCGACGATCTCACCGAACTTCTCGCGGACCTTCTCGACTTTCGGGGCCGCGTGCATCGTACAGTAGGCGTCGTTCGGGTTCTTCTCGAAGTAATCCTGATGCTTCTCCTCGGCGCGATAGAAGGTCTCGAGAGGCTCGAGTTCGGTCACGACGTCGTCGTCGTACTCGGAATCGAGGGCCTCGATGTAGGCCTCGGCCTGCCGTTGCTGCTCGTCGTCGTGGTAGAGGACGAGCGAGCGATACTGGGTTCCCACGTCCGGCCCCTGCCGATTGAGCTGGGTCGGATCGTGCGTGGCGAAGAACACCTCGAGCAGGTCGTCGTACCCGATCGCGTCGGGATCGTACTCGACCTGGACGACCTCCGCGTGGCCGGTGTTGCCCGAACAGACCTCGCGATAGGACGGGTCCTCGACGTGTCCGCCCGCGTAGCCGGAGGTGACCGACTCCACGCCCTCGAGTTCCTTCATCGCCGCTTCCGTACACCAGAAACAACCGCCGCCGAACGTGGCTCGTTCCATACTCCGTCGTAGGGTGCGACCGAGGAAAGATGTGACGGGTTTAGTAACCACTGAAAGTCGTTGCACATCTGATCGCACGACAGCGTTGCGATCAGTATGTGAATCGTTTCAGTGGCTACTATAGGCCAGGCGATCCCCGGCGGACCGACCGTCTCCCATTCGCGACCCGAATCGCGTGCGAAGGGATTTGGGGGTGGCTGACAAACGCCGGGGTATGTCCTGGGACACAGTCAGACTCGAGTGGGACGGCGACGTGGCGACGCTGACAGTCGATCGACCCGACGCGCTCAACGCGTTGAACGTCGAGACGCTCGAGGCGATGGGCGAAGCGATCGAGGAGGCCGCGGCCGAGGACGCACGCGTACTCGTCCTGACGGGTGCCGGCGACGCGTTCATCGCCGGTGCCGACATCAAGTATATGCGCGATCTCTCCCCGGACGCCGCCCAGGAGTGGGGCGACCTCGGCCACGACGTGGCCGACGCGCTCGAGGCGTTTCCCGCGCCGACGATCGCGGCGGTCAACGGCTACGCCTTCGGCGGCGGCTGCGAGATGGCACTGGCCTGTGACCTGCGCGTCGCCGGCGAGTCGGCGCTGATCGGTAACACGGAGATCGATCTGGGCATCATCCCCGGCTGGGGCGCGACCCAGCGGCTGCCGCGACTGGTCGGCGACGAGACGGCGCGGCGAATGATCTTCCTCGGGGAGCGCCTCGACGCCGACTCCGCCGCGGAAGCGGGGCTGTTCGGCGAGGTCGTCCCCGACGACGACCTCGCGGACGTCGTCGACGAGTTGGCCGACCGACTCGCCGCGAAACCGGCCTTCGCGATGCGGACCGCCAAACAGTCGATCAATCAGCGCCACGAGGGGCCACAGGGAAGCGGCCTCGCGTACGAGAAGCGCGCCTTCGCGAGCCTCTTCGGCACGCACGACCAGCGCGAGGGGATGGCGGCGTTCGTCGAGGATCGAGAACCGGAGTTCGAATAAAACGGGGAACGTCGACTGACGGCCGCCGACCGCTAGCCGTTGACTACTATTCGCTGGCCACTGACCGCTGATTACTATCTACTGGCCGCTGACCGCCGACCGCCTATCGGTCGTCGACGCGCCACGTGAGCACGACGCCGTCGTCGAGTCGTTCGATATCCGCGAGCTCGAGCGTCGGAAACTCCGCGACGAACCCCTCGCCGTCGGCCAGCGTCGGGGCGTCGCGACCGCCGATGATCTTCGGGGCGACGAACACCCGGAGCTCGTCGACCAGGCCGGCCTCGAACAGCGAGAAGATGAGTTCGCCGCCGCCTTCGACCATTATTTGTTCGATCCCCTGCTCCTGTAGCGCCGCGAACGCTCGAAGGAGATCGACTCGGTCGTCGCCCGCGGTGAGCAACTCGGCGTGATCGGCGAGTTCCAGCCGCCGATCGACGGGCGCGGCCTCGCTCAGGCAGAGGTAGGTCGTCGCCGCGTCGTCGAGGATCGCCGCGTCCGTCGGCGTCCGTCCGCTCGAGTCGACGACGACCCGTGCGGGATTCGCCGATCGCCCCGCCTCGCGGCGCTGATCCCGCAAGTCGTCGTCTTTGACGGTCAGATGGGGGTCGTCGGCGAGCACGGTGCCGACGCCGACCGCGACCGCGTCGCTCTCGGCCCGCAGTCGGTCGACGCGCGCGAAATCGTCCTCGCCGCTGATCGCGAGCTGTTCGCGGCGGCGCGAGGAGAGTTTGCCGTCCGCGCTCGCGGCGGCGTTGACGATAACGTCCATACCCATGGTGTAGCAGCGCTCCTAAAGAAATCCCCGTCTCACCGTTCGTCTTCTCTTTCCCCGGGCGGCGAATCCCCGCTCTCGGGTGTGCTATACGCTCCTATATAGCGTTCAATACGAAACATATAAACGACTTATCCTGTTTCGCTGGACAGTTCGAACGCACAACACGTGACGACCGCCAACTCCGCGTTCGACGACTCAGTATCGTTCGACCACCGGCACATCGACCTCGAGAACCGGGACGACGTCTACGTCGTGGGTGACGTACACGGCTGTCTCGACTCGCTCGAGGCGTTGCTGGACACGTTGGAACTCGGCGCGAACGATCTCGCCGTGTTCGTCGGTGACCTGGTCCGAAAGGGACCGGAGAGCAAGGCCGTTCTCGATCGCGTCAGGCGGTCGCCGCGGCTGGTCTCGGTCCGCGGCAACAACGAGCGAAAGCTGCTCGAGGGAGAGGCCTCGCTGCCGGCCCTCGATGCGGTCGACTACCAGTACTTAGAATCGCTGCCGGCGGCGATTTCGTGGGACGGCGGCCTCGTCGTTCACGGTGGGGTCGATCCGAGCCGAGCGCTATCGTCGCACTCGGGGGACGACGTGCTGACGATGCGGTCGCCGGACGGCGACGGCTACGACGGCCCGTTCTGGTTCGAGACCTACGAGGGGCCGCCGCGGGTCTTCTTCGGTCACACCGTTCTCGCGGAGCCGATCGAACGGGAGTGGGCAGTGGGGCTCGACACCGGCTGTGTCTACGGTGGGAGGCTGACGGCGTACGACGTTTGCCGCGGAGAGTCGATCAGCGTGGCCGGAACCGGCCACGTCGAGCGGTCGTCCGAGAAGATCGTCACGACCGATAACGAGTGAGATGCGGGGGATTCGGGGATGAACGAACGAAACGCGACGGAGAACGACGACCGAGTATCGACGGACGAACAGACACCTGACTACACGGTGACCAACGACGCGGAGTTCTCGTTTCGGTCGTTACTTGACGAGGACAACGTGACCGACGCGGATGCCGACGCCGAGCGGAGCGCCCGATCCGACCAGGGCGACGAGACCGAAGGGACGTCCGAGTCGGTGTCGGAATCGACGACGGACGCTGAACTGATGGGGGAGACGGAGGCCGGACCGACGTGGGGACCCGAGCGGAGCGACTCGACCGCCGATTCCGACGATGCCGACGAGGCAGACGAGGCAGACGAGGCAGACGAGCGGACGACCGATGCGGAATCAGCTCCGGACGACGTCGATCCGGCAGCGGAAAGCGTGGTACTCGATCACACTGGCGCGACCGCCGAATCCGAATCGGCGACGGATCCGGACCGAGACGCGTTACCGGTCGCCGCGTCCGCCGACACCCGGCCGGCGCAGCCGGACGTCGATCTGTCGGATCCGTCCTACTATCTGAACCGCGAACTCAGCGAACTCGCCTTTCAGCGCCGCGTCCTCCACGAGGTGCTCGACGAGGACAACCCGCTGTTAGAGCGCGTGAAGTTCCTCGCGATCGTCACCACGAACCTCGACGAGTTCTTCCGCAAGCGCGTCGGCGGGCTGAAACAGCAGATCGCGGCCGGCGTCACGGAAGAGACGCCCGACGGACGCACGCCCTACGAGCAGTGGGAAGCCGCCCTCGAGGAGGCCCGGCCGCTGTTCGAACAGCAGGCCGAGTGTTACCGCGAGGAGATTCGCCCAGCACTGGCCGACGAGGGGATTCACATCGTCGACTACGACGACCTCACGGTCGTCGAACGCCAGCAGTTGCGCGAGTACTTCGAGAGTTCCGTCCTGCCGACCCTGACCCCGCTGACGTTCGACCCGGCCCACCCGTTCCCGTTCATCTCGAATCAGAGCCTCTCGCTCGCCGTGTTGACGCGGGAACGACCCGGTGAGGAGTTGACCTTCTCCCGGGTGAAGATCCCGCGGAATCAGCTGCGGTTCGTCCAGTTCGGCGACGACACGCGGTACGTTCTCTTAGAGGACATCGTCCGGGCAAACCTCGATCTGCTCTTCCCCGACGTCGAGGTCGTCGACACCGCCCTCTTCCGAGTGACGCGCAACGCAGAGGTCAGACGCGACGAGGAGGTCGCCGAGGACCTGATCGAGATGATCGAAGAGGTCATCGAGGAGCGGCGCTTCGCGACCGCCGTCCGACTCGAGATCGAGCGCGACGCGCCCGAGAGGGTCCGCGAGATCCTCACGCGCGAACTCGATCTCGACGATCGTGAAGTGTTCCACCTCGACGGCCCGCTGGATTACCGCGATTTCGCCGACCTGACCGACCTCGATCGCCCCGACCTGAAGCTCCCCGAGTGGTCGCCCCAGCCGCATCCGCGACTGGGCCGATGCGATGACGCGACGAACGTCTTCGACGCGATCAGCGACGGGGACATGCTCGTCCACCACCCCTACCACTCCTTCGAGGGGACCGTCCAGCGGTTCCTCGAGGCGGCGGCCAACGACCCCGACGTGCTCGCGATCAAGGCGGCAATCTACCGAACCGCGAGCGATTCACAGATCATCGAGAGCCTGATCGAGGCCGCTCGCAACGGTAAGCAGGTCGCCGTCATGGTCGAACTCAAGGCCCGTTTCGACGAGGAGAACAACCTCGAGTGGGCGAAGAAACTCGAGGAAGAGGGGATCCACGTCGCCTACGGCACGATCGGCTACAAGACCCACACCAAGACCTCGCTGGTCGTCCGAGAGGAGGACGACGGAGTCCGGCTCTACTCCCACATCGGAACCGGCAACTACCACTCCGGGACCGCCAAGAGCTACGAGGACCTGGGGCTGCTGACGGCCGATCGGGACATCGGACAGGACCTCGTCAGGCTGTTCAACTACTTCACCGGCCACTCGATGCATCGGGACTACCGGGAACTCCTCATCGCGCCCGGGAACATGCGCGATCGCTTCGTCGACCTCATCCGGGCCGAAGCCGAGCGCGCACGCGACGGCGAGGACGCGCGCATCGTCGCCAAGATGAATCGGTTGGAGGACCCGGAGATGGTTCGGGAGCTCTACGAGGCGTCGATGGCCGGCGTCGACATCGATCTGATCGTCCGGGACATCTGCCGTCTCCGTCCCGGGCTCGAGGGCGTCAGCGACACGATCGACGTCTACAGCGTCGTCGGTCGCTTCCTCGAGCACTCGCGGATCTTCTACTTCCAGGCGGGCGGCGACGAGCGCTACTACATCGGCTCGGCCGACTGGATGACCCGCAACCTCGACAATCGGGTCGAGGCGATCACGCCGATCGATGACCCGCGCCTCCAGCGTCGGCTCGAGGGCGTCCTCGAGACGCTGCTCTCCGACGATCAGAACAGGTGGGTAATGCGATCGGACGGAACCTACGATCGGTGTCGGCCCGCGGACGACGGGGCGACTACGAACGTCCACGAGACGTTTATGCGCTCCGCAGTAGACGACGCACAGCGCAACACCCGTCCGTAGCGCGGGGTGACTGCGAGACGAGAGCTGCGTGGCTCACAGTACCCGTTTCGTCGGCTCTTCTTCGGCGACCTCCGTGCTGTTTCGACACATCTGCTGTATTGACTGCTTTTCGATGGGAAACACCCTATTTCCCGGCGTACGGACACCGTTCGCGTCAGTGACGACGCTGATACGGAGCAACTACGACACGTATGGATCACTCAATATCACAATTAGCAGTCGCTTTGTACGTGTCGTCGATTCGTATGTCCACGGACCTTCCAGACCCATGAACGGATCCACCGGCGGTTACGGCGATCGGTCACCCCGACAGCGACTGGACGCGGCCACGCGGTACTCGACCGACGAACTCGACCTCGAGTCGATCATCGTCCGATACGAGGACCGGCCCGATCGGTGTACGATCACACCGCGGGAGTGTTCCGACTCGGAGCGGATAACGACCTGGCTCTCGGCGGACGTCGGGGCCATCGTCGACCTCGCCGACGTTCGATAAGCCGTGATCGCTCTTTGACGCGAATCGCGCGTCATCGATACCGTTCGGTTTCGATCGGATCGGTACCGATACCCGGTCGATATTCTCATCTATATATCTCTATATACGTCAACCATTATCGATGTATATATACTAACCAATAGAGGGCAAAAATACCGTAGATAGGCCCCATACTAGCAGAAATGGGCCGGTCTCTATCTCTCTATAGACTAGTGGATTTATATTGTTGCAGTCGGAAGCGGTTCGTATGGAGACGCGAAAAGTGCAGGTCACAGGTGGGTCGACCTTCACCGTCTCGTTGCCGAAGACCTGGGCGACGGACAACGACGTCAGCAGCGGTACCACAGTCGAATTCTATCCCGAAGGGGACGAACTCCTTCTGACGCCCGAACGCGAAACTCGACGCCAGGAAGGGACCCTGGACGTCTCCGGACTCAAGGACGAGGAACTGATGCGGGCCGTCATGACGATGTACGTCAGCGGGTTCGACGTCATCTCGCTCGAGGCGGGGCGGATCACGACCGAGCAACGCAGTGCGATCCGCGACGCGACCCAACGACTCGTCGGCGTCGAAGTGTTAGAGGAGACCAGTGACAGCGTAGTCATCCAGGACCTGCTCGACTCCTCGGAGCTCTCGATCGTCAACGCCGTCACGCGCATGCGCCTGATCGCCCAATCGATGCTCGAGGATGCGGTGACGGCGCTGATCGAGAACGACGACGACATCGCCTATGACGTGATCGACCGCGACGACGACGTCGACCGCCTCTGGCTGGTCGTCTCGCGGATCTTCCGTGCGACGCTGCGATCTCCCCGCGCGGTCGAGGAGCTCGGCGTCTCCCGCGAGGCCTGTTTCGACTATCACTCGAGCGCCCGCCAGCTCGAGCGGATCGCTGACCACGCCGTCAAGATCAGCGACATCGCGCTCAAACTCGACGACCTCCCCGCCGACGTGGCCGACGCCATCCACGGCCTCCACGCCGAAGCCGCGACCGTCTTCGAGCAGTCGATGGACGCGCTGTTCGCCGACGACGCCGACGAAGCCAACCGGCTCGGGCACGACGCGCTCGCGGCCGTCGTCGAGATCGACGAACACACCCGCCAGATCGACGATATGCTCCGCGACCTCGAGCCCGCACAGGCCCAGTCGCTGGGACTGATCGTCGACTCGCTGTCCAGAAGCGCCGACTACGGCGGCAACATCGCCGAGACGGCGCTCCAGAAGGCGGCACCGCGGCCCTGAATCGACGTCGAGACCGGAATCGAAATCGACGGACCCTGACTCGTTTTTCGTCGTATCAGTACTCGATAGACTCCGTGCCGGCTTTAACCCGCGCCGG containing:
- a CDS encoding CBS domain-containing protein, with amino-acid sequence MSIGKLGPQDVVTTSPDSQLEEITATLEEENVGSIVVTEDDEPIGMLTDRDAALAIHDHDDVGSASVEDVMTENPVTVHEDDDPITISEAIRDNNVRRFPVVDDDGELAGIATLDDLVATIGEELENVADTIEAQSPEYSP
- a CDS encoding DUF7511 domain-containing protein, translated to MNGSTGGYGDRSPRQRLDAATRYSTDELDLESIIVRYEDRPDRCTITPRECSDSERITTWLSADVGAIVDLADVR
- the msrA gene encoding peptide-methionine (S)-S-oxide reductase MsrA; amino-acid sequence: MERATFGGGCFWCTEAAMKELEGVESVTSGYAGGHVEDPSYREVCSGNTGHAEVVQVEYDPDAIGYDDLLEVFFATHDPTQLNRQGPDVGTQYRSLVLYHDDEQQRQAEAYIEALDSEYDDDVVTELEPLETFYRAEEKHQDYFEKNPNDAYCTMHAAPKVEKVREKFGEIVAAQQ
- a CDS encoding enoyl-CoA hydratase/isomerase family protein, which translates into the protein MSWDTVRLEWDGDVATLTVDRPDALNALNVETLEAMGEAIEEAAAEDARVLVLTGAGDAFIAGADIKYMRDLSPDAAQEWGDLGHDVADALEAFPAPTIAAVNGYAFGGGCEMALACDLRVAGESALIGNTEIDLGIIPGWGATQRLPRLVGDETARRMIFLGERLDADSAAEAGLFGEVVPDDDLADVVDELADRLAAKPAFAMRTAKQSINQRHEGPQGSGLAYEKRAFASLFGTHDQREGMAAFVEDREPEFE
- a CDS encoding 2,5-diamino-6-(ribosylamino)-4(3H)-pyrimidinone 5'-phosphate reductase is translated as MDVIVNAAASADGKLSSRRREQLAISGEDDFARVDRLRAESDAVAVGVGTVLADDPHLTVKDDDLRDQRREAGRSANPARVVVDSSGRTPTDAAILDDAATTYLCLSEAAPVDRRLELADHAELLTAGDDRVDLLRAFAALQEQGIEQIMVEGGGELIFSLFEAGLVDELRVFVAPKIIGGRDAPTLADGEGFVAEFPTLELADIERLDDGVVLTWRVDDR
- the ppk1 gene encoding polyphosphate kinase 1, producing the protein MNERNATENDDRVSTDEQTPDYTVTNDAEFSFRSLLDEDNVTDADADAERSARSDQGDETEGTSESVSESTTDAELMGETEAGPTWGPERSDSTADSDDADEADEADEADERTTDAESAPDDVDPAAESVVLDHTGATAESESATDPDRDALPVAASADTRPAQPDVDLSDPSYYLNRELSELAFQRRVLHEVLDEDNPLLERVKFLAIVTTNLDEFFRKRVGGLKQQIAAGVTEETPDGRTPYEQWEAALEEARPLFEQQAECYREEIRPALADEGIHIVDYDDLTVVERQQLREYFESSVLPTLTPLTFDPAHPFPFISNQSLSLAVLTRERPGEELTFSRVKIPRNQLRFVQFGDDTRYVLLEDIVRANLDLLFPDVEVVDTALFRVTRNAEVRRDEEVAEDLIEMIEEVIEERRFATAVRLEIERDAPERVREILTRELDLDDREVFHLDGPLDYRDFADLTDLDRPDLKLPEWSPQPHPRLGRCDDATNVFDAISDGDMLVHHPYHSFEGTVQRFLEAAANDPDVLAIKAAIYRTASDSQIIESLIEAARNGKQVAVMVELKARFDEENNLEWAKKLEEEGIHVAYGTIGYKTHTKTSLVVREEDDGVRLYSHIGTGNYHSGTAKSYEDLGLLTADRDIGQDLVRLFNYFTGHSMHRDYRELLIAPGNMRDRFVDLIRAEAERARDGEDARIVAKMNRLEDPEMVRELYEASMAGVDIDLIVRDICRLRPGLEGVSDTIDVYSVVGRFLEHSRIFYFQAGGDERYYIGSADWMTRNLDNRVEAITPIDDPRLQRRLEGVLETLLSDDQNRWVMRSDGTYDRCRPADDGATTNVHETFMRSAVDDAQRNTRP
- a CDS encoding metallophosphoesterase family protein, whose translation is MTTANSAFDDSVSFDHRHIDLENRDDVYVVGDVHGCLDSLEALLDTLELGANDLAVFVGDLVRKGPESKAVLDRVRRSPRLVSVRGNNERKLLEGEASLPALDAVDYQYLESLPAAISWDGGLVVHGGVDPSRALSSHSGDDVLTMRSPDGDGYDGPFWFETYEGPPRVFFGHTVLAEPIEREWAVGLDTGCVYGGRLTAYDVCRGESISVAGTGHVERSSEKIVTTDNE
- a CDS encoding phosphate uptake regulator PhoU, encoding METRKVQVTGGSTFTVSLPKTWATDNDVSSGTTVEFYPEGDELLLTPERETRRQEGTLDVSGLKDEELMRAVMTMYVSGFDVISLEAGRITTEQRSAIRDATQRLVGVEVLEETSDSVVIQDLLDSSELSIVNAVTRMRLIAQSMLEDAVTALIENDDDIAYDVIDRDDDVDRLWLVVSRIFRATLRSPRAVEELGVSREACFDYHSSARQLERIADHAVKISDIALKLDDLPADVADAIHGLHAEAATVFEQSMDALFADDADEANRLGHDALAAVVEIDEHTRQIDDMLRDLEPAQAQSLGLIVDSLSRSADYGGNIAETALQKAAPRP